GGAGGGGCTGACCGATGAGCTATTCCGAAAATCCCGTCACTGAGAACGAGCGGGCTACATTGCCCTATCTCGGATGTTCGGGCTAGCCGATGCGCTGCTTGCGCTAACCTGTCGGCTGCTGGGTTTCGACGGCTCGTTCACCTGGCTTCTCACACTGATGGCGGGCAGCCTGCTCTTCACACAGTCCCTGAACTATCGCGCCAGGGACGAATATCTCGATGCCCTTATCCTCGCCGGTGCGCGGTGCGCCCTTGGGCTGCTGGGCACATGGGTCACGATCGTGGGGCTGATATCGCTGTTCACGCTGGAGAAGCCTTACGGGCCGCCTGTATTCCTGACCGACCAGATGACGACCATGTGCGCGGTCATGGTGGCCTATTTCGCCGGGTTCTGCCTGAAGCGATGGCGCTCTCAATGAAGAACCAGCTGAAGGTGCTGCGCGCGATGCGCGACTGGAGCCAGGCGGAGCTGGCGCAGCAGCTCGACGTCAGCCGCCAGGCGGTCAACGCGATCGAGACAGGCAAGCACGACCCATCCCTCCCCCTCGCCTTCCGTATAGCCCGGCTGTTCGAACTGCCGATCGAGGAGATTTTCGATGACGAAGCCTGAACTTGCAGACGAACGCCCCTATCACATGGGCCGCCATTTCGCCCGCGTGATGGGATGGAGCCTGTTGTTCAGCTTTGCGCTGATCGGCGGTGTCGCGGCCTATGCCGGTGGCCGGACCATGCTGCGGGGAGAAGTAGGGGAAGGCTTGCCATGGGTGTTGGCTGGCGTGATCTTACTGGCCCTGTTCGGTTGGCTTTCGTGGCGCTACCGCCCGATTTCACCATGGGGGAACCGCACACGCCGCGCGGCAACAGAATGCGCTGGGCCATGGCGGGCATCGTCGCGGTAAGCGTAGCGGTCGGCATGGCGACGGCGATGGTTGCCGGTCCGGATGAACCCTACATCCTGTTCAGCAACGCACCCCTGCCCAAGACTCTTATCTGGCCCCTTCTGTTTATCTGGGTCGTCCTGTTGCCGCCGCTATTCGTGTTCAGCCTGCGCAATCTCGACGATTTCGGTCGGCAGGCACATGATTTTGGGATGATGATGGGCATGCAGCTCATCGCGTTCGCCACCCCGACATGGTGGCTGGCCTGGCGTGGCGGGCTGCTGCCCCGGCCCGACGCGATGGTCCTGTTCCTCGCCGCGCTTGCCGTCGCCAACATTGCCATCCTCTGGAAACGTGCGCGGGGATAGGCCGCCGCTCCAACCATCCGCCAAACTGTTCAATTCACCACTGGAGAAAAGACCATGATTACCAGACTTACCTGCTTCGCTTCCGCCATTGCGCTGGCCCTCGTCGCGCCGGCCCATGCGCAGGAGGCACCTGCGCAGACACCCGCTCCGGCAGATGCTACCGCCGCCGAGCCGAAGACTCCCGCCACCCCCGCGCTGTGGAAGGTCGCCGACGAGGACACCACGATCTACCTGTTCGGCACGGTGCATGCGCTCCCTGATAATATCGACTGGTATAGCGGCGCGGTGAAGACCGCGCTCTCCAGTGCGGACGACCTCGTGACCGAGATCGACATGAGCCCGGAAGCCATGGCCGGGATGCAGGGCACCATAATGAAGATGGCGATGCTGCCGCAGGGCACCACGCTGCGCAGCTTGATGAGCGAGGAAGACCGGGCGGAATACGAAGCGGGCTTGGCCGAGCTGGGCGTGCCCGCCGCGGCGCTCGATCCGTTCGAACCCTGGTTCGCCGCTCTGCAGATCGCCAACATGGCCTATGCCAAGGTCGGCATCACGCCAGGCGCGGGGGTCGAACTCAACCTCGCGTCGAAGCTGAAGGAGGGCGCCGGGAAGGACGCGCTGGAGACGGTCGAATACCAGCTCAGCATCTTCGACGGCTTGCCGCAGGATGCGCAGGTCGAATACCTTCTGGAATCGATCGAGGATTTCGACGAGGTCGGCCCGATGCTGCAGCAGGTGGTCGACGAGTGGTCCGTGGGTGACGTCGCCGCCGTGGCGGAGCTCGTGAACGAACCGCTCGAGGAAGAACCGGTCCTCGCCGATCGCCTGCTGCATCGGCGCAACGCCAACTGGGCCAAGTGGATCGACCAGCGGCTGGATAAGCCCGGCGTGGTCTTCATGGCGGTCGGCGCGGGCCATCTCGGTGGCTCAAAGAGCGTGCAGGACGCGTTGAAGGCGGAAGGGATCGAGACGGTCCGCGTACAGTAACCGCCTGCCTTATACCTTGCATGTGGGGCGCGTCCGGACTATGGGCGCGCCCTTCGGCAGCCATGGTCATCCCTGGAGGCGTGGCACCGATGAACCAACCAACCGCATTTCGAAAGGTAATCCGATGAGCGACGCTCTGACTTTGCCGGCCGAGACGCGCGACCGGGCAGGCAAGGGAGCCTCCCGGGCACTGCGTCGCGAAGGCCGTGTCCCCGCCGTGATCTATGGCGGCAAGGAAGAACCCACCCCCATCCATGTCGAGGAACGGCTGCTCATGCGCCAGCTCGGCACGGGCCACTTCATGAACTCGGTCGTCACGATCGAGACCGGCAGCGGCAAGGGTGTGCGCACCATTCCCAAGGACGTCGCATTCCACCCGGTTACCGACCGGCCGCTGCATGTCGACTTCTATCGCCTGGTCAAGGGCGCGAAGATCGAGGTGAACGTGCCCGTCGTATTCCTCAACGAGGAAGCGAGCCCCGGCCTCAAGAAGGGCGGCGTGCTGAACGTCGTGCGTCACGAGCTGGAGCTGATCTGCGACGGCGAGGACATCCCCGCCGAGATCGAGATCGACGTCACCGGCAAGGATGTCGGCGATTCGATCCACATCAGCGAGGTCAAGCTGCCCGAGGGTGCCGAGAGCGCCATCACCGATCGCGACTTCACCATCGCCACGCTGGTCGCCCCGTCCGCGCTCAAGCGCGCCGAGGGCGAGGAAGGCGACGAGGTCACCGAGACCGAAGTCATCGAGCAGCACGCCGAGACGGTCGAGGGCGAAGACGACCACGTGGTCGAGGGCGAGTAAGCTCCCCGCTTCCGTTTTCTTCGGAAACGAACAGCAGCGCCGGCTTTCCCTCAGCGGAAGGCCGGCGTTTTGCTTTTGCGGACAGTAGAACTGTCGGCTTGGAGCGATTCGAACGAAAGCGGCCTGCCGCCTCACAACCCGAAACCTGGCATAAAAAAGGTTCATCAGCTTGAACCTAACCATGATGTGGACACGATAGCGATCGGCATTGCTGTCCGCACTTCTTGATCCTAGAATTGGTCGCGGCTGACCCGAGCCTCCGCCCTCCAGTTGGGAAAGCACCGTTCGTGCAGGGTTAAGACGATCAACGGACAACCGTTCGAGCAAGCGCATAAGGAGGGGTTGCGATTCCGGCTCGAAGACGGAGGTCCTGCTATGAAACTGTCTTCACCAATCTATCAGCTGAAACGCCGTGCTCGCGCCATTGCCCGACACGAAGGGATTCCTCTGCACCGGGCGCAAGATCGGATCGCGCGCCTCGAAGGTTTCGCGTCGTGGAGCCTGCTTGCTTCGAAAGCCTCGAAAAGCTTCTCCGATCGCTATCTCGATAAAATGGGATATGGCGATCTTGTCCTTCTCGGGGCGCGCCCGGGACACGGTAAAACTTTGACCGGC
Above is a genomic segment from Erythrobacter sp. 3-20A1M containing:
- a CDS encoding helix-turn-helix transcriptional regulator, yielding MKNQLKVLRAMRDWSQAELAQQLDVSRQAVNAIETGKHDPSLPLAFRIARLFELPIEEIFDDEA
- a CDS encoding TraB/GumN family protein; translated protein: MITRLTCFASAIALALVAPAHAQEAPAQTPAPADATAAEPKTPATPALWKVADEDTTIYLFGTVHALPDNIDWYSGAVKTALSSADDLVTEIDMSPEAMAGMQGTIMKMAMLPQGTTLRSLMSEEDRAEYEAGLAELGVPAAALDPFEPWFAALQIANMAYAKVGITPGAGVELNLASKLKEGAGKDALETVEYQLSIFDGLPQDAQVEYLLESIEDFDEVGPMLQQVVDEWSVGDVAAVAELVNEPLEEEPVLADRLLHRRNANWAKWIDQRLDKPGVVFMAVGAGHLGGSKSVQDALKAEGIETVRVQ
- a CDS encoding 50S ribosomal protein L25/general stress protein Ctc gives rise to the protein MSDALTLPAETRDRAGKGASRALRREGRVPAVIYGGKEEPTPIHVEERLLMRQLGTGHFMNSVVTIETGSGKGVRTIPKDVAFHPVTDRPLHVDFYRLVKGAKIEVNVPVVFLNEEASPGLKKGGVLNVVRHELELICDGEDIPAEIEIDVTGKDVGDSIHISEVKLPEGAESAITDRDFTIATLVAPSALKRAEGEEGDEVTETEVIEQHAETVEGEDDHVVEGE